GCATTGCTCATTTTTCCCGCAACCAAACCATTAAAAttaggagaaatttttttccaattatcGTTTGGTCacaacttgaattaaaacacataaaaacaacaCCCAGCTTATTAAAATTAGAATCTTGAAACTCATTCAGCCACAAAGTCTTCATAAAATTTTCGACTAATAATGGGAATTAGACAAACTTACCCCATGCTATGCAATATTGAAATAACACAAAACTTAATTAGTTTTGCTTATAAAAATTTAAGCTCTATCTatgagggaaaaaaatgttAGGAAAGTAAGATCAATGAGCCATATATGTGTTCTCTATGAACtgttaatataataaaatggaTGCCCTCCCTCAAGCTCATTACTACCCAAACGCTACAATCCATTAAAAATCCAGCATTATTACattctaattaaaataagaataaagaTTTGTAAGTTCTTGGCACTAACTAACTAATAAAACATCTCCTTAATTTGCATGTGTCACACATTTGGCGCGTGTAACTCCAATATAAATTGCATGTCCATCTTAACAATTTTGCAAAGGCAGAAATTTTTGGACGGAGGTAGGGGAAATTTGGTTCAAGGATTTCTTCAAATACTATTAGAGGAATtgagaaaggaaagagaaaaatagcCCAGCAAACCTCACTTTGTCACTGTTAGTAAAGAGTACTTTGGACGCAACAATTGCATTGGCAGCTTCTGTATGGTCAAAGCAGACATTGAAATCAGTTTGGCTGCATGTGACATTGGAATTGTAATTGTACTGTAGCCCTCCATAGACACAACATTAAACCATTAATGAAcatgagaaaatgaaatttggaaGTCAAATGTATGGCATAATTAACTTAGCTATAACATTAGTGTTTGTGTGAAGTTGACTTGAACTTGCAAAAGTGAGTaagacattttatcaaacacataGTTTGCTTGTTCCAAATGGGAATGAGATGAATGTTTTGCAACATGAAACCACCCAAAAATTACACCCAAGACAAAATAAGCACAAATAAGTAAAAGCACCGAGGGATTGCAACCAACTACTTGAATAGTTGAGCCTATTTAGAAAGGTTTTATATAGAGCAAGTAATGAGCTTGCAGATGTACCAGCGCAtggaaatttttaaatgtaatgtGACATATGTTTTCATCATTGTACCCGCATGATGCAAGACTAagttataaattatagaaaCGGTGTGAGTCAGTAAATATCTTAACCAATAAagaaatcaaaccaaaacaaacaaactactctGATTAGCAAAAAAACCAttaccaaacaacaacaaaaaatgaataaacaaagTTAGTTAGTACCTCTTTAGATACAGAAGAAGGGTTTGATATTCATTGCCCGGTGGCTGTTCCCCCTTCAGTTTAGTATTTTGCACCACAACTAATAAAGTTGAAGATTTGATTTTCCCGAGCTTGTGTTTCCTTAAACATGCAACCACAAACTCAGTACcctgagtaaaaaaaaaaaaaatgaattgaaagaaacaaaaagacaaagagaaaaagaaaaaaacaaaaagaaaacaaacttccctattttttttttaaactttattttttattgttttaggaCATTATAAAATCCATCTTAATTTGTGTTTATGCATGaaatatattcaaatgaaaCATAATGAGGAAAATACAAAACACCTCATCACCATTATAGGATTCTCATTGTAACTCCCCAATTTATATTGCAAAGAGGACAATTAATTCCAAGAATACAAagtcaaacaaaaaatatatcttgAGGTAGGGGGGAGAAAGAAATAGATCCCTTAAAACCAATCcttattttgtacttgcattgattgaaactaaaaattgGTCCCTCAAGATCAAATGTCCAAGCCTATGTAAGTGCAAAGAAAGTGGCTATGGTAGGCCTAACCAAGTCTTCTATTATAGAATTTTTCTCAATACCAATCATTAAAAGATAAGAGCTGGTACCAATATAAATCTGCATTGCCTTGCTCTTTCCTTGAGCTGTGTACATTtggttttcaatttcttgatgCTTCCTACCATTGTCCTTTTCCATCAACTCCTATTTCATTAGGACCTTGATAATATTTGCACTTTTCTCAATTTCACCaatattcattttcttatttgtctcTACCTTTTTTTCAACTACTTTGGCTCTAAGTAGCAATTAAGACCTagcaaatttttaaaaatatatatatattcacaaaaaaatagcattagcataaaacataaaatgatGCATTGAGTTGCACTCTATAAAACTCAAAGGATTATTATATCATAAATTATCCAATTTGTTGGTCACTAATTGGGTGCAAGCGCAAACACATGCATGTCATGAATTGGGTATAAGGTTGTAACGTTGAATGCTCATAGGACACTAAGACTAAACTGGATCAAAACGAAGTTCTAATGTTATCCATTTAAAAACAGTTAATTTGTTAATACTCTGCATATCAAGAAtcaagaatatatatacattgaTTTAGGAGTGAGCATTGTTCTAAGAAAATAACTTCGAAACAGATGGATTGTGGATGAAATTTTTAAAGACTTTTCCTAAAGACACCATCTCTAGGTAAAtggtaaaatttataaatatttgaccCAATAGAATAACATCCCAAAACAATAAAGGAAGATATCCTTCTACTTCACTCTTGTAGACAACATCCATCCCATATAGCATCTTGTAACCTTTAAAAGGAAGCAAAAAGCAGGCATGTacgaaagaaaaaaacaaaaagttttagTTATGAAAAATGTGCGCTAAACAGTTGATACCAATTATCATTGTtcaaatacatttaaaaaaaaaaaatcctccacTCCAGTGTTCATCATTGCTAGTTTCTCCCCACTTAAATTTCATCATTCAACCATTAACGCAGCCAGTAAATGTCAACATATTATAGTTCACACTTACCGTCAAGGTGCACATATGTTGCTAATTCTGAATATGGACACTCAAAGTCATGTAATGAGTCTGCCCCCACCTAAATATGATAAAACATCTTGATCTACCTTAATTGAGTACCACACtacttattaatatgaaaaacaaCTTAAACATGAGGTTATATGCAATAGCAACATGAGTTTATATGCAAAATTCAGTGAAATTAAGATCAGTGCACAATGTTCCAAAACAATTCAACGGTATGAGTGATAGAAACTAACAATAAAATAGATACAAAGATACCAAAGcatttaggtatttgggtttCGTCacacattcatgcatttattcgagtacaaaaataactttttttatatatatagttttttggGATAGAGAAACCAAATAGTGATTGTCAGTCTTCcaaggagagaaaaagagatttgcattaaaaaaatagacatATTGGcatatttctctctctagaaaTCATAGTAACCTAGCCCACTTAAAAAAAGGGGATATATTGTATGGGTTTTTCTTTAGAAGAAATTAATTAAAGTAGCTATTGAATATAAACACAGCATACACAATAAGAGAAGTAGAAGTTTGTTTGGCAAAAACATTGCCTTGTTTTGACTTTGGAGTCGTGATTGTTATGAAAAAGAGTAAGAAAGTGATATCTTTTGCTATCTCCAAGAGATCTAGTACCTGATAGCATTTGAATTGTAGGCTGAAGATATTTCGTAAGTGCCTAAAACAATgccaataaataataaaacattaacaTTTGCGCAGTAAAAAACTAtgatatccaaaatttagaactGAACAAAGAGCAcgaaaaaattttggaaaaaaaaaaaaaaaaagagataaagagagaaagagactaAATTTCATATCATATCAAGAAAAACCCTTCTGTCTTCTTTGTTAACTTCAAAGTTGAACTGAAGCCTCTCATAGCTTGAACCTTCTGtgtctgcaatttttttttcttgctcttctctctcttgctGCCTTTTAACGTCCCTTGTACAGTGAAAAGGAAATCTAATATAAACTAATcaaatctaacccaaaaacatatagaaaaaataaatcctaacccaaatacctaaatgaaaacaaaataaattctaatccAGGTACCTAAGAATCAAACCAATTCAAGCATAAAGcatatttaatattcaattaaaaaaaaaaaattaccagtGATTGTTCCAATAGAGTGGAAACTATAGCTGGTAGTACCGCTTCTAATCAGACTTGCATTGCTTCCAAGGATTTGCCTTTCCACCTACAAacctagaaaaagaaaagtttaagaaaaaccctttaattttttattacatagatttgaaattgaaatcaaTCATTTACAAATGAAATCTACAATTGAATCCAAGAGAGAGTTAAATAAATCCAAAGCAACACATATACCCTACCCATAAACCAAATTTAATCTTATAACCTTGaacaaaaccaaatctaacCCAAATGCCTAAATCGAaacaatcaaatataaaatcatatttatcatgtaattttaaaaagaataaagaaaacctTCACCGGTAACGGTTCCGATTGCATAACGGTGATGGCTGCCCTGAAATTTATCTCTTTGTCgatctctgttcttcatttgTTTTCGATCTCTCTTTTGTAATGTTTTCGATCTCTCTTTCAATCTTTGTTCTTCTGCAGTTTACGAaatctctctgtctctctttgttcttttgtgtttttcctctTTTAGCAAACCGTCTCTGTAACTTTAAAACCCTTTCGGTGTGAGAAATGGATGGCTTTTGTTACGTTTGCTTTGGGCTGAACAGGTGTAACATGCGGGCCAATTAGTGGCttttattatgattgttttgGGTTGAACAGGTGTATAGGTGAGTCTTCCGGACGCAACTTAcggttttttaaagaaaaaattataaacgtGGCAGCATTTTAAATGGTCATTTTTCCTATTTGTCATTATCTCCTTAATTTTAGGAACtcattttctctcagcttctgctattatatatatatatatatatatagatatatagatatagatatagatatagaataTAGATGGTTTATATTTgacacaattttatttaaaaaaaaaatgatttggaGAAAAGTTTCTTCAACacattatttaatatataataatgaattGTGTGCATTTTAAGATATTAAACCTATTTAACAATAATGTGACTTATTTAAATGATATGAGGATAATAAGATTAAGGTACAAGTGGGTGGTTAATAGAATGGCTTCGTTAGAAGTTGGAggagattcatctaatctaataTTGGTTTGGGAGAAAAACTTAGTCTGCTTATTTTCATAACTGATTTTCGGGCACATAGTAATATTGCTATTTTTGATCCTATTGACAACAGGTTTTGGAGGTTGTCTCTTCCAATTGGAGGCGCTAAAGACCACTTCTTGATGAATCCATTTGGTCCATCTAGTCCCAAGCTAGCAGAAGTGAACCTGAATCCAATGTGGTGGAGAGAGtgatacaaattatcaaaagtTTCATGGCTGACAATTCCGATTAAGTGCAACAGTGATATTAAATACTACATGTTAGTGTTACATGCATGCTGGTCATTGTGAATGTATTAGCACTATATATTATACATACAGAGACTTATTAACAAATTCTACCAACATGGAAGTGGATACTCCACTCTTGGAGATAATATACAATCAATTACCACTTTTAGGATATATTTCCCGACATGACAGTTGAGGagatttaatataaaaaaaaaaaaaaaaacttttcttgtGTTTGATTGGGAACAGTTTGGAGAAACACCACTTTTTTAGCTTGAGATCAACAAAGTGTCAGTTGTCATTACGCATTGCCAAagttccaaaaagaaaaaaacagcaAACAATTTCAAGATGTTTATTGGTATCAAAAGGTTTTTGCAAACGTAGAAAGTAGAATGACTTGAAATCATGCAAGTCTTAGAAGTTGTCTTTGTGCCAAGCGTTTATCTTTTAAGCGTGAAGCTTGGGTAACATAGAATTAAGTTATTTCTTTTGCtatcttttcctttcttatagAAAGACATTTTGGTTGGTGgtgatgaagaagaaatgaACTGTGAATTACAATGGCATTCCATATATGGCCACGCTATTGAAAGCATGTTTGTGGACATTCTATATGGGCATCTCAAGCCTGGTGGATTGCGTCTTGAGACAGTCAATGGCATTGGTGTCGTTTTACAGCTCATCTTTGTGACTCTTTTCCTCATCTATGCTCCCAAAGATAAGAAGGTGATATTaattaatctttctttttcgtAACATATGTTCACATATCGTAAAATTCCTATGCATGATCCATTATTTACAtgcttaattattttattagaattGAAGTTTGAAGTAAAGTAACATTTTTCGGCTTAATGGTttacaattacaataaaaaGCCATTGAGtaatcacatttttattatCTTGAGCTGTGTTATAATGAACCCATTAGGACTATATAGACATACTAATCCTAGACTAACCATAAACTAAACATGAGGTTACTTTACTTGTATACAAGTATGTTTAGAATTAATTTATTAACACTACAATAGATCATAGTGCATTACATATTTACATTTAGACTAGTTATAACACCTCTTGTGGTCTTGATATCACTAACATCCTCTATAACTCAAGGTGACCAGAGGACGAATACTATGGCTGGAGGATGGCTATATCGGTGGCCTATGGTAGAGGATATATTTATGGCTCGAGGATGACATATGTGAGACAGATGGCAATTGCGGTAGTAATTATCGAAGAACAATAGTCAGAGGATGATGATTGATGACACCAATATCTAACGGAGGGAAGCACCATTTTTTGGAAGACATCAACTGAGGGTAGCGTCACTGCAGGATTTAGAAGGAATCAACTGAGGATAAGATCATGATGAGGGATGTGCGCATTAACAGCCATTGGGCAACTAGATAGAAGCCTGCTCCTAATTAATGCCAATACCATGTTAATTAGGACAGAATTATGATAGCATATTAATGCTGTTTGTTTTAAAGTAACAGTTTCAGGTGTTTCTTTGCATTAAAATAGTGGttaaacttgtaaaatattttctattggccaaaaaattctttataaaaagttataaaagtttttttcctttaaaaatatGGTAAATCGTTTTACAAAAATACATAGTGGCTTCCCTTCCCCCATCTTGATACTAGGTCTAGGTCACTGGTCTAATGGGTTGAGCAATTGGTGTTGGTAGTCAGATGGCTAGAGCCACCATTTTAGCAACAGGCAGCTCTAGCAACCAGTGTTGATAGTTTGGTCATTGGAGCCACAATTCCACCCATCTGATTAGACCTTTGGTTGGCAACTAGTACTAACAATTCAGTGGTCAGATCCGTTGTGCCAAAAACTGGTATTGGAGGTTTGGTGATTTGcttgaaaaaatttacatgtCATTCTaaatacttgaaaatattttactgaaatttttttacatgtaaaatttttttatatttaagaatattttaCTTCAAGACAAATTGAGCGTAAAATTTATATTGCGAttaaaagtgagagagaaaaaaaaaggaaaataaataaaaagaaagtggAGGTACATTCAAATTTATTGAACTTGATGGCCAATGTAAATAGCTGAAAAGCACTTTATAAATCAATCATATCAATCATGTTGTTATTCTAGTTACACTACAAATAAGATTAGAATTactgtttatcaaaaaaaaagaaaaaaaagaattacttTACTCTCATTACAAGTAAGTTATAGtgcattaaattttaataagtCATAGTACATTAAATTTAGGCTAGTTAATTATAACAGATTTAAACCTTAAGTCTTTGATATCACCAGTAGACTTGTGCTCAAAATTAAGTAAGTTGATTTGAGAATCTAATTATATGTAAGGTGAACTTCGTTTTAAACCCTATAGTATATGgggtataaaaaattaaaccttacatttttataagaaataaattaaatcctgaaattaaaaaaataaaataacaaattaaacctcatatttttataagtaataaattatattttttatcttttttttataagataaaaaaattaaatcttatagtttaaaaaaataacaaattaaaccttaaaCTTATGTTAAACCCCAATCAGCATCCC
This genomic stretch from Quercus lobata isolate SW786 chromosome 3, ValleyOak3.0 Primary Assembly, whole genome shotgun sequence harbors:
- the LOC115979786 gene encoding uncharacterized protein LOC115979786 gives rise to the protein MCTLTGTEFVVACLRKHKLGKIKSSTLLVVVQNTKLKGEQPPGNEYQTLLLYLKSTITIPMSHAAKLISMSALTIQKLPMQLLRPKYSLLTVTKKNEQCIYASM